A genomic stretch from Canis lupus baileyi chromosome 3, mCanLup2.hap1, whole genome shotgun sequence includes:
- the ST3GAL2 gene encoding CMP-N-acetylneuraminate-beta-galactosamide-alpha-2,3-sialyltransferase 2, protein MKCSLRVWFLSVAFLLVFIMSLLFTYSHHSMATLPYLDSGALGGTHRVKLVPGYAGLQRLSKEGLTGKSCACRRCMGDTGASDWFDSHFNSNISPVWTRENMDLPPDVQRWWMMLQPQFKSHNTNEVLEKLFQIVPGENPYRFRDPHQCRRCAVVGNSGNLRGSGYGPDVDGHNFIMRMNQAPTVGFEQDVGSRTTHHFMYPESAKNLPANVSFVLVPFKALDLLWIASALSTGQIRFTYAPVKSFLRVDKEKVQIYNPAFFKYIHDRWTEHHGRYPSTGMLVLFFALHVCDEVNVYGFGADSRGNWHHYWENNRYAGEFRKTGVHDADFEAHIIDMLAKASKIEVYRGN, encoded by the exons ATGAAGTGCTCCCTGCGGGTGTGGTTCCTCTCTGTGGCCTTCCTGCTGGTGTTCATCATGTCACTGCTCTTTACCTACTCCCACCACAGCATGGCCACCTTGCCCTACCTGGACTCAGGGGCCCTGGGCGGTACCCACCGGGTGAAGCTGGTGCCTGGCTATGCTGGTCTGCAGCGCCTCAGCAAGGAGGGGCTCACCGGTAAGAGCTGTGCCTGCCGCCGCTGCATGGGTGACACTGGCGCCTCTGACTGGTTTGACAGCCACTTCAACAGCAACATTTCCCCTGTGTGGACCCGAGAGAATATGGATCTGCCTCCAGATGTCCAGAGGTGGTGGATG ATGCTGCAGCCCCAGTTCAAGTCACACAACACCAACGAGGTACTGGAGAAGCTGTTCCAGATAGTACCAGGCGAGAACCCCTACCGTTTCCGGGACCCCCACCAGTGCCGGCGCTGTGCGGTAGTGGGGAACTCAGGCAACCTGCGGGGCTCTGGCTACGGCCCAGATGTGGATGGGCATAACTTCATCATGAG GATGAATCAGGCGCCAACCGTGGGCTTTGAGCAGGATGTTGGCAGCCGAACTACCCACCATTTCATGTACCCCGAGAGTGCCAAGAACCTTCCTGCCAACGTCAGCTTTGTGTTGGTGCCCTTCAAAGCTCTGGACCTACTATGGATTGCCAGCGCTTTGTCCACAGGGCAAATCAGATT CACCTATGCGCCAGTGAAGTCCTTCCTTCGAGTGGACAAAGAAAAG GTTCAGATCTACAACCCGGCATTCTTCAAGTACATCCACGACCGGTGGACAGAGCATCACGGGCGGTACCCTTCCACAGGGATGCTGGTGCTCTTCTTTGCCCTGCATGTTTGTGATGAG GTGAACGTGTACGGGTTCGGGGCCGACAGCCGGGGCAACTGGCACCACTACTGGGAGAATAACCGGTATGCGGGCGAGTTCCGGAAGACGGGAGTGCACGACGCCGACTTCGAGGCCCACATCATCGACATGCTGGCCAAGGCCAGCAAGATCGAGGTCTACCGAGGCAACTGA